From the genome of Hydrogenovibrio kuenenii DSM 12350:
GCGCATAATGGTTCTGCTTCTTAAGATGAAACGAGCAGCCGTTTGCGCATGCAGTTGTTGAAGCTCAGGAGGTAATGATCTTCTTCTTTGACGGCATTGTTGGCGAAGAGTAGCTTGGGACGTCATGAGTAGAATTAGGTTTGTTAAGTGGATACCGAGAAATTTTGGATACGGACTAGGTACGAACCCTGAACCGTTAAGTTCAGGTGGCAGCCTCCACTAAAATTTAGGCTTCTCGGACATAAGCGAGATGCGCACCATTTAAGTTTCTGGCCCGAGATCAAAGCTATCGGCAGGGGTTAAACCTAGCCCGTATGTGGGTTCATTATAACAAGAATTCAGCTGGAGCAAGCTGTAAATTCATTAGAAAAACTGATTTCGAATTAGAGAATATAATGATGGCTAGAGAATTTTGGGTGTTTTATTTTCGAGATTGTGCGACTTGAGCAATGGTTTCATCAAGTTGATCTTCAAGCTGCAAGCAATATTGTGTTGTTTCCGTTTTAAGCTGTAAATACTCATAACACATATTCAGTGCAACCATAAGAACCTTACTTTCACCTTTAAGTCCCGACACCTGATCAAGTTTATCTTCCAATAAGGTGGCAGCTTCAATCAGTTTTTCTTTGTCTTCCGGTTCGCAAGGAACTTGGAAGGTATGATTCATTAAAGATAGGGTCAGCATAGGTTTCTCAAGGGGTCATTGGAATTAGTGATTTATGTTATTATTCATTATTTACGGCAATTACTCAAGGCAATTACTTGGCTTGTTT
Proteins encoded in this window:
- a CDS encoding cell division protein ZapA, producing MLTLSLMNHTFQVPCEPEDKEKLIEAATLLEDKLDQVSGLKGESKVLMVALNMCYEYLQLKTETTQYCLQLEDQLDETIAQVAQSRK